In Cyanobacterium stanieri LEGE 03274, the following proteins share a genomic window:
- a CDS encoding response regulator translates to MDTPPTQNYSVPIKEFVASKQTYLFNTLKKHQFTGELTLSYPGNTEWKFYLNLGRIVYGTGGEHSVRRWRRNLGAYLPEIATDQAFLERELQWIADQREIKICWDYDLLKRWLSLEKISRNQVLAMINAMLMEIFFDLNQVPEIVFRLDPDFDIPLSEQIFLIDSNKIITPAWKSWQQWLGAKMADRSPNKALMIKYSEELKLKCPPKVYQVFTKLINGRNTIRDLAWQLKRDLHQVGKLLLPYIEEGYISLNSIADLPPPVSATTIVQPENTILVACIDDSPAICQTLHSIVKPAGYRFVAITDPIKAIATILASKPDIIFLDLVMPNANGYEICASIRKLSFFRNTPIVILTSNDGMVERMRTKIVGATDFLSKPIQPDEVLNMISKHRP, encoded by the coding sequence ATGGATACGCCCCCAACCCAAAACTATAGTGTCCCCATCAAGGAGTTTGTAGCTTCAAAGCAGACTTATTTATTTAATACCCTGAAAAAACATCAATTTACGGGGGAATTAACCTTGAGTTATCCTGGTAATACGGAATGGAAGTTTTATCTTAATTTGGGCCGCATTGTCTATGGTACGGGGGGAGAACATTCGGTAAGGCGATGGAGGCGTAATTTAGGGGCTTATTTACCTGAAATCGCTACGGATCAGGCTTTTTTGGAACGGGAGTTACAGTGGATTGCGGATCAAAGGGAGATTAAAATCTGTTGGGATTATGATTTGTTGAAGCGTTGGTTATCTTTAGAAAAAATTTCCCGTAATCAGGTATTAGCGATGATTAATGCGATGTTGATGGAGATATTTTTTGATCTTAATCAAGTTCCTGAGATTGTTTTTCGCCTTGATCCTGATTTTGATATTCCTTTATCTGAACAGATTTTTTTGATTGATAGTAATAAGATTATCACTCCCGCTTGGAAGTCTTGGCAACAGTGGCTGGGGGCAAAAATGGCCGATCGCTCTCCAAACAAGGCTTTAATGATAAAGTATTCTGAGGAGTTAAAGTTAAAGTGTCCTCCGAAGGTGTATCAGGTATTTACTAAGTTAATTAATGGGCGTAATACCATTCGGGATTTGGCATGGCAACTAAAAAGGGATTTACACCAAGTGGGTAAGTTACTTTTGCCTTACATTGAGGAGGGTTATATTAGTCTTAATTCCATTGCGGATTTACCGCCCCCTGTGTCGGCTACTACTATTGTTCAACCTGAAAATACCATTTTAGTGGCTTGTATTGATGATAGTCCTGCCATTTGTCAGACTCTCCATAGTATAGTCAAACCTGCGGGTTATCGTTTTGTGGCCATTACTGATCCCATAAAGGCGATCGCCACTATCCTTGCATCAAAACCTGATATAATCTTCCTGGATTTGGTGATGCCCAATGCCAATGGTTATGAAATTTGTGCCAGTATTCGTAAACTTTCTTTTTTTCGTAATACTCCCATTGTTATTCTTACTTCCAATGATGGGATGGTGGAAAGGATGCGCACCAAAATTGTTGGGGCAACGGATTTTCTCTCGAAACCCATACAGCCCGATGAGGTTTTAAATATGATTAGTAAACATCGACCGTAA
- the glyQ gene encoding glycine--tRNA ligase subunit alpha, with protein MTINFQNIIARLNDFWSNRGCMIAQSYDTEKGAGTMNHHTFLRAIGPEPWAVAYVEPCRRPTDGRYGENPNRVQHYYQYQVLIKPSPNNIQEIYLESLQALGIHPEDHDIRFVEDNWESPTLGAWGVGWEVWLDGMEITQFTYFQQCGGIDCKPVAIEITYGLERLAMYLQDVDSIYDIQWNDNLKYGDIFLQGEIEQCTYNFEASNPDFLFKLFSLYEEEANQLINKNLVLPALDYVLKCSHCFNLLDARGVIAVAERTRYIGRIRNLAREVAHQYLAQRESLNFPLMAQ; from the coding sequence ATGACTATTAACTTTCAAAATATTATCGCTCGTCTAAATGACTTTTGGAGCAACAGGGGTTGTATGATTGCCCAATCTTACGATACAGAAAAAGGGGCAGGGACAATGAATCATCATACATTCCTAAGGGCTATAGGCCCCGAGCCTTGGGCGGTGGCTTATGTTGAACCCTGTCGTCGTCCTACCGATGGCCGTTATGGGGAAAATCCTAACCGTGTACAACATTATTATCAATATCAAGTATTAATTAAACCTTCCCCCAATAATATTCAAGAAATTTATCTCGAATCTCTCCAAGCCCTTGGTATTCATCCTGAAGATCATGATATTCGTTTTGTGGAGGATAACTGGGAATCTCCCACCCTTGGTGCTTGGGGTGTGGGTTGGGAAGTGTGGTTAGATGGTATGGAAATTACTCAGTTTACCTATTTTCAACAGTGTGGCGGTATTGATTGTAAACCCGTGGCGATCGAAATTACCTACGGTTTAGAACGTTTAGCCATGTATCTGCAGGATGTGGATAGTATTTATGATATTCAGTGGAATGATAACCTTAAATATGGTGATATTTTTCTACAAGGGGAAATTGAACAATGTACCTATAATTTTGAGGCATCCAACCCCGATTTCTTGTTTAAACTTTTTAGCTTATATGAAGAAGAAGCCAATCAATTAATTAATAAAAATTTGGTTTTACCTGCCCTTGATTATGTTCTTAAATGTTCCCATTGTTTTAATCTTCTTGACGCTCGGGGGGTAATAGCTGTGGCGGAAAGAACTCGTTATATTGGTAGGATTAGAAATCTTGCCCGTGAGGTAGCCCATCAATATCTGGCGCAAAGGGAGAGTTTAAATTTTCCTCTCATGGCACAGTAA
- a CDS encoding REP-associated tyrosine transposase, with amino-acid sequence MALLSVESRLKPLLQTRIMYEYHKLSHQQKLELVQERLKKGFPAHSPPHPIQIEGFYLLTIACYQHQKILNTSSRRQQLLNLLFEKFIHEGIEIRGWVILVNHYHLLVYLPNLLILSSIFKAIHGVTSYQWNLEDNQRGRKVWYRFSDRAIRSKRHYYTTLNYIHYNPVKHNYINSPYDWLESSVHWYLQEKGRDWLRDSWVKYPVKDYGKGWDD; translated from the coding sequence GTGGCATTATTATCAGTAGAATCAAGGCTAAAGCCATTACTACAAACTAGGATTATGTATGAGTATCATAAATTAAGTCATCAACAAAAATTGGAATTAGTGCAAGAGAGACTTAAAAAAGGATTTCCCGCTCATTCTCCGCCTCATCCCATACAAATTGAGGGCTTTTATTTACTTACAATTGCCTGTTATCAACATCAAAAAATTTTAAATACTTCATCTCGTCGTCAACAATTATTAAACCTCTTGTTTGAAAAATTTATCCATGAAGGAATAGAAATTAGAGGATGGGTAATTTTGGTGAATCATTATCATTTATTGGTCTATTTGCCCAATTTATTAATTCTCTCCTCAATTTTTAAAGCAATTCATGGTGTTACTTCCTATCAATGGAATTTAGAAGATAATCAAAGAGGACGTAAAGTATGGTATCGTTTTAGCGATCGCGCCATTCGCTCCAAAAGACATTATTACACAACCCTGAACTACATACATTATAATCCTGTGAAACATAACTACATTAACTCTCCTTATGATTGGTTAGAAAGCAGCGTACATTGGTATTTACAGGAGAAAGGTAGAGACTGGTTAAGAGATAGTTGGGTAAAATACCCTGTAAAAGACTATGGTAAAGGATGGGATGATTAA
- the crtE gene encoding geranylgeranyl diphosphate synthase CrtE: protein MNSVFDLQSYLKEKKGLVEKSLDESLPMGKPEKIYESMRYSLLAGGKRLRPILCLATCELMGGNDEMAIPSACALEMIHTMSLIHDDLPAMDNDDYRRGKLTNHKVYGEDIAILAGDGLLTYAFEYVARETKGVPPENVLEVIKILTRAVGAQGLVGGQVMDLECEGKTDVTAEMLSFIHIHKTGALLEACVTSGAVLAGANQEDLNRLSIYAKNIGLAFQIIDDILDVTATSEELGKTAGKDVSADKATYPKLWGLEESKVKADELIEGAIAQLTIYGEKAQPLKALAEYIVNRKN from the coding sequence TTGAATTCTGTGTTTGATTTACAAAGCTATTTAAAGGAAAAGAAAGGGTTAGTAGAAAAGTCTTTGGATGAGTCTTTACCCATGGGTAAGCCTGAGAAGATTTATGAATCGATGCGTTATTCTTTGTTGGCGGGGGGCAAGAGATTGCGCCCTATTTTGTGTTTGGCTACTTGTGAGTTGATGGGGGGTAATGATGAGATGGCGATTCCTTCTGCTTGTGCTTTGGAAATGATTCATACTATGTCTTTAATCCATGATGATTTACCTGCTATGGATAATGATGATTATCGTCGGGGTAAGTTAACTAATCATAAGGTTTATGGGGAAGATATTGCTATTTTGGCTGGGGATGGTTTGTTAACCTATGCTTTTGAGTATGTAGCGAGGGAAACTAAGGGGGTACCTCCTGAAAATGTGTTGGAGGTTATTAAGATTTTAACTAGGGCCGTGGGCGCTCAAGGTTTGGTAGGGGGGCAGGTGATGGATTTAGAGTGTGAGGGTAAAACTGATGTGACGGCGGAGATGTTGAGTTTTATTCATATTCACAAGACGGGGGCTTTGTTGGAAGCCTGTGTAACTTCTGGGGCTGTTTTGGCTGGGGCGAATCAGGAGGATTTAAATCGTCTTTCTATTTATGCGAAAAATATCGGTTTAGCTTTTCAAATTATTGATGATATTTTGGATGTCACGGCTACTAGCGAGGAGTTAGGGAAAACTGCTGGTAAGGATGTTTCGGCTGATAAGGCTACTTATCCTAAGTTGTGGGGGCTTGAGGAGTCTAAGGTTAAGGCTGATGAGTTGATTGAAGGTGCGATCGCACAGTTAACTATCTATGGGGAAAAAGCTCAACCCTTAAAAGCTCTTGCGGAATATATTGTTAATAGAAAAAATTAA
- a CDS encoding VOC family protein — translation MSDILFHLAIPMINREDTENFYANILGAKLGRNNDHAMIFDFYGHQLVTHTSKENIAPPRGIYPRHFGIVFTQESDWDELVYNCENKQVNFYQPPRIRFLGELTEHKTFFLQDPAYNILEFKFYRHYEAIFGANNMTAIGDR, via the coding sequence ATGAGTGATATTCTTTTTCATCTAGCAATTCCCATGATTAATAGGGAAGATACCGAAAATTTTTACGCTAATATATTGGGAGCTAAGTTGGGCAGAAATAATGATCATGCGATGATTTTTGATTTTTATGGACATCAATTAGTTACCCACACTAGCAAAGAAAATATTGCTCCCCCTCGGGGTATTTATCCCCGTCATTTTGGCATTGTTTTTACTCAGGAATCTGATTGGGATGAATTAGTTTATAACTGTGAAAATAAACAAGTTAATTTTTATCAACCCCCTCGCATTCGCTTTTTAGGGGAATTAACGGAACATAAAACCTTCTTTTTACAAGATCCAGCCTATAACATCCTAGAATTTAAGTTTTATCGTCACTATGAAGCTATTTTTGGGGCGAATAATATGACGGCTATAGGCGATCGTTAA
- a CDS encoding divergent PAP2 family protein, whose product MQIVSEILSNKLIVIPLLSCIISQIIKVTVDTVHNRKFSFRYIVSTGGMPSAHSALVGSLATGIGQTLGWSSPEFAIASIFAGIVMYDAAGVRQAAGKQARVLNQIMEGMINHEDFNEERLKELLGHTPFQVVVGLILGILSSAIFLPLI is encoded by the coding sequence ATGCAGATAGTCAGTGAAATTTTAAGCAATAAGTTAATTGTCATTCCCCTTTTATCTTGTATTATCTCTCAAATCATCAAAGTTACCGTAGATACAGTTCACAACCGCAAATTTAGCTTCCGTTACATTGTGAGTACGGGGGGTATGCCTAGCGCTCACTCTGCCCTTGTAGGCTCTTTAGCAACGGGTATAGGGCAAACTTTGGGTTGGTCTTCCCCCGAATTTGCGATCGCCTCTATTTTTGCAGGAATCGTCATGTATGATGCTGCGGGGGTACGTCAGGCCGCAGGAAAACAAGCAAGAGTATTAAATCAAATTATGGAAGGCATGATTAACCATGAAGATTTTAACGAAGAAAGACTTAAGGAGTTATTGGGGCATACTCCTTTTCAGGTAGTAGTAGGATTGATTTTAGGCATCTTAAGTTCTGCTATTTTCTTACCCTTAATTTGA
- the polA gene encoding DNA polymerase I, whose translation MDSLFLLIDGHSLAYRAYYAFAKARKGALRTSTGIPTSVCYGFLNSLFQLIDGYQPELVAIAFDLREATFRHTADANYKSDRKETPDDFMEDLYNLQQLLQALNISIVTASGYEADDVLGTLALQGSQQDYTVKIVSGDRDLFQLVDDESKISVLYPDKNFGKYNEFTEKEVFDKMQVQTKQIVDFKALCGDKSDSIPGVLGIGEKTAVKLLQEYDNLANIYTNIDQIKGATQKKLINGEKDALHSQYLAQIITDIDLENNLENYQLTGINQEQTITLLEQLELKSFINQINKIQQKLGGQEFKLTSPNEAQENEQLSLFNTPNKQEIIKPIIIDSQEKLTNLITTLKQQTDSKKPTAWDTETNSLDTQKADLIGIGCCWGETEKESAYIPLKHTQGQQLGFDMVLEKLKPILENKTYPKTLQNAKFDRLVFAHQGIKLQGVVFDTMLASYVLQPEQSHKLSSLCLQYLTDIISQEYDDLGIKKGETIANLSIETAASYCALDAIATYKLTIILQEKLNKIPELQEVFNLEIKLEPILAQMEKDGIKIDKEYLEPLSQEIGKDLEKIEQKAYELAGEKLNLSSPKQLSELLFEKLGLDTRKTKKTKTGYSTNQVILEKLEKDHPIIPEILQHRTLSKLKSTYIDSLPTLINPHTQRIHTNYNQTVTATGRLSSSNPNLQNIPIRSEFSKQIRRAFIPQENWLFLGADYSQIELRILAHLSQEPILIEAYQNNQDIHTVTAQLLLDKKEIDSYERNLGKTINFGVIYGMGAQKFARKTGVSVKEAQKFIQIYQEKYAGIFNYLERMKKEALGNGYVTTILGRRRYFNFGNSVLNSLKGQEINSINLAELKLNNYDAQALRAAANAPIQGSSADIIKMAMVKISELLSSYETKLLLQVHDELVFEIPPHEVEELTIKIKNIMENVINLSIPLIVDINIGKNWMEAK comes from the coding sequence ATGGATTCTTTATTTCTCCTCATCGATGGACATTCCCTTGCTTACCGTGCTTATTATGCCTTTGCCAAGGCTAGAAAAGGGGCTTTGCGCACCTCCACAGGGATTCCCACCAGTGTTTGTTATGGTTTTCTCAATTCCTTATTTCAATTGATTGACGGTTATCAGCCTGAGTTAGTGGCGATCGCATTTGACCTCCGAGAAGCGACTTTCCGCCATACTGCTGATGCTAATTATAAGAGCGATCGCAAGGAAACCCCCGATGATTTTATGGAAGATTTATATAATTTACAACAGTTATTACAAGCCCTTAATATCAGCATTGTTACCGCTTCAGGCTATGAAGCCGATGACGTTTTAGGCACTCTTGCTCTCCAAGGTTCTCAACAAGATTATACCGTTAAAATTGTAAGTGGCGATCGGGATTTATTTCAATTAGTGGATGATGAGAGTAAAATTAGCGTTCTTTATCCCGACAAAAACTTTGGTAAATACAACGAATTTACCGAAAAGGAAGTTTTTGACAAAATGCAAGTCCAAACCAAGCAAATAGTCGATTTTAAAGCCCTCTGCGGAGATAAATCCGATAGCATACCAGGGGTGTTAGGTATTGGAGAAAAAACCGCCGTTAAATTATTACAAGAATACGATAATTTAGCCAATATTTATACCAATATAGACCAGATAAAAGGAGCAACTCAAAAAAAACTAATAAATGGCGAAAAAGATGCCCTTCATTCCCAATATTTAGCCCAAATAATTACCGATATAGACTTAGAAAATAACTTAGAAAATTATCAATTGACAGGAATTAATCAAGAACAAACTATCACATTATTAGAACAACTAGAATTAAAGAGTTTTATCAACCAAATTAATAAAATTCAACAAAAATTAGGCGGTCAAGAATTTAAACTCACCTCTCCTAACGAAGCTCAAGAAAATGAGCAATTATCTTTATTTAACACTCCCAACAAACAAGAAATTATCAAGCCCATAATTATTGATAGTCAAGAAAAATTAACCAATTTAATTACGACCTTAAAACAACAAACTGACAGTAAAAAACCCACCGCATGGGATACCGAAACCAACTCCCTAGATACTCAAAAAGCCGACTTAATTGGTATTGGTTGTTGTTGGGGTGAAACAGAAAAAGAAAGCGCTTATATTCCCCTAAAACATACCCAAGGGCAACAATTAGGCTTTGATATGGTATTAGAAAAACTAAAACCTATTCTCGAGAATAAAACCTATCCCAAAACCTTACAAAATGCTAAATTTGATCGTTTAGTTTTTGCCCATCAAGGTATAAAATTACAAGGGGTTGTATTCGATACCATGTTGGCTAGTTATGTGTTACAGCCCGAACAAAGTCACAAGTTAAGTAGTCTTTGTTTACAATATTTAACCGATATTATCTCCCAAGAATATGATGACTTAGGTATAAAAAAAGGAGAAACCATTGCTAATTTATCCATTGAAACCGCTGCTTCTTACTGTGCCTTAGATGCGATCGCCACTTATAAATTAACGATAATTTTACAAGAAAAATTAAACAAAATTCCCGAACTACAAGAAGTATTTAACCTTGAAATAAAACTCGAGCCAATTTTGGCACAAATGGAAAAAGACGGCATCAAAATTGATAAAGAATATTTAGAACCATTATCCCAAGAAATAGGAAAAGATCTAGAAAAAATAGAACAAAAAGCCTACGAATTAGCAGGAGAAAAACTTAACCTTTCCTCCCCCAAACAACTAAGCGAATTACTGTTTGAAAAACTAGGACTCGATACCCGTAAAACAAAGAAAACTAAAACAGGATATTCCACCAATCAAGTAATACTAGAAAAACTAGAAAAAGATCATCCCATCATTCCCGAAATCCTACAACATCGCACCCTTTCCAAACTTAAATCCACCTACATAGATAGCCTCCCAACCCTAATCAATCCCCATACCCAAAGAATTCACACCAACTATAACCAAACCGTCACCGCCACAGGCAGACTCTCATCATCTAATCCTAATCTACAAAATATTCCCATCCGTTCTGAATTTTCCAAACAAATTAGAAGGGCATTTATTCCCCAAGAAAACTGGTTATTTTTAGGGGCAGACTATTCCCAAATAGAACTAAGAATTCTAGCGCACCTTAGCCAAGAACCAATATTAATTGAAGCCTATCAAAATAATCAAGATATTCATACCGTAACCGCCCAATTATTATTAGATAAAAAAGAAATAGATTCCTATGAAAGAAACCTCGGAAAAACCATTAATTTTGGTGTAATTTACGGCATGGGAGCGCAAAAATTTGCCCGTAAAACAGGAGTGAGCGTCAAAGAAGCACAAAAGTTTATTCAAATATACCAAGAAAAATATGCAGGTATATTTAATTACTTAGAAAGAATGAAAAAAGAAGCCCTAGGCAATGGTTATGTCACAACAATTTTAGGGAGAAGAAGATATTTTAATTTTGGAAATAGCGTTTTAAATTCCTTAAAAGGACAAGAAATAAACTCCATTAACCTAGCAGAATTAAAATTAAATAATTATGATGCCCAAGCCCTAAGAGCAGCGGCTAATGCACCCATTCAGGGTTCTAGTGCCGATATTATAAAAATGGCTATGGTAAAAATCAGTGAATTACTCTCATCCTATGAAACTAAATTATTATTACAAGTTCATGACGAATTAGTATTTGAAATCCCCCCCCATGAAGTAGAAGAATTAACCATAAAAATTAAAAATATCATGGAAAATGTAATTAATTTATCCATACCTTTAATTGTGGATATAAATATAGGAAAAAATTGGATGGAAGCAAAGTAA
- a CDS encoding serine/threonine-protein kinase → MFKPISDLVKSLQKDSGELLVNRYKIGNLLGKGAMGQVYKAFDTNNNDGVVAIKFLSQALLDGKMRDRFQKEARISALLGEQSDHIVRVKDYGVDDSQVPFYVMEYLEGYDLDQLIKKKPLSLPKFLSLIYQICLGLECAHNGILVNNELAPIIHRDIKPSNIFLSKDPKQVHFVKILDFGIAQIHNPDESLTQKSFMGTPEYCSPEQMAEEELKPTSDIYSLGVLMYQMLTRETPIKAEAHNFQSWYKAHNEFAPKKLPSYLELPPELDDLIMKCLNKSPARRPQSIREILKLIIPLEREYSGADEEINHKSQEASSNLPLSTVYRQSVWPKDKPQKKIVFPNLTEAQEGTFSSLWSMLDADEVLHFQPKSTFCFTHFMFQATPHPMILWVNLLYNRSYEPKWLPCYLDLKTDIGYQISTHLVSQKKYYILLFELGNPSGYKQKLTVNVSVEKLKQLQSFVMRASSWGGERQPEASKIILKKQFESVKKTILAAVARAK, encoded by the coding sequence ATGTTTAAGCCCATCTCGGATTTGGTTAAGTCTTTACAAAAAGATTCAGGAGAATTATTGGTTAATCGTTACAAAATCGGTAATCTTTTGGGGAAGGGCGCCATGGGGCAGGTTTACAAGGCTTTTGATACTAATAATAATGATGGGGTAGTGGCGATTAAATTTCTTTCTCAGGCTTTATTGGATGGGAAGATGCGCGATCGTTTTCAAAAAGAAGCTAGAATAAGTGCTTTATTGGGTGAACAAAGTGATCATATTGTCAGGGTAAAGGATTACGGTGTAGATGATAGTCAAGTGCCGTTTTATGTGATGGAATATTTGGAAGGTTATGATTTAGATCAACTGATTAAGAAAAAGCCCCTTTCTTTACCCAAATTTCTATCTCTAATTTATCAGATATGTTTGGGGTTAGAGTGCGCTCATAACGGTATTTTAGTTAACAATGAATTAGCACCGATTATTCATCGAGATATAAAACCAAGTAACATTTTTTTGAGTAAAGATCCAAAACAAGTTCATTTTGTAAAAATTCTTGATTTTGGTATTGCTCAAATTCATAATCCCGACGAATCTTTAACACAAAAATCCTTCATGGGTACTCCTGAATATTGCTCCCCTGAGCAAATGGCAGAGGAAGAATTAAAACCTACTTCTGATATATATAGTTTAGGGGTATTAATGTATCAAATGTTAACCCGTGAAACTCCCATTAAGGCCGAGGCTCATAATTTTCAATCATGGTACAAAGCCCATAATGAGTTTGCCCCGAAAAAGTTACCTAGTTATTTAGAATTACCCCCAGAGTTGGACGACTTAATCATGAAGTGTTTAAATAAGTCTCCCGCCCGTCGCCCTCAGAGTATTAGGGAAATTTTGAAACTAATTATTCCTTTGGAAAGGGAATATAGTGGCGCTGATGAAGAAATTAACCACAAAAGTCAGGAGGCTTCTTCTAATTTGCCTTTAAGCACGGTATATCGTCAAAGTGTTTGGCCAAAAGATAAGCCCCAGAAAAAGATTGTTTTCCCCAATTTAACGGAAGCCCAAGAGGGTACGTTTTCTAGTTTATGGAGTATGCTTGACGCTGATGAGGTGTTACATTTTCAGCCTAAGTCAACTTTTTGCTTTACCCATTTTATGTTTCAGGCTACCCCACATCCAATGATTTTATGGGTAAATCTACTTTATAATCGCAGTTATGAGCCGAAGTGGTTGCCTTGTTATTTGGATTTAAAAACGGATATTGGTTATCAAATTAGCACCCATTTAGTGAGTCAGAAAAAATATTATATTCTTTTGTTTGAGTTGGGAAATCCTTCTGGTTATAAGCAGAAGTTGACGGTTAATGTTAGTGTTGAGAAACTTAAACAGTTACAAAGTTTTGTGATGAGGGCTTCTTCTTGGGGAGGGGAGAGGCAACCTGAGGCGAGTAAAATTATTTTGAAAAAGCAGTTTGAGTCGGTGAAGAAAACTATTTTGGCGGCGGTGGCAAGGGCTAAATAA
- the minC gene encoding septum site-determining protein MinC, whose amino-acid sequence MINPADNIPPESDNLNSPESSITEEVSENPPLSSQEQIKLKQEGDFVYLFLPLQKANDNHQWLRMVEDFKTRLQKMDKSWLPDTKAHLESHDKLLDTRQIRELDEILEQNQLKLDLVVTQRRQTAVAAASAGYSVKQNPSISLFVKPKENPQQNLTEPLYIKTNLRSGVQIAHDSTVIVLGDVNPGATIVAGGDVFVWGTLKGIAHAGARGNRESLIMALKMNPTQLRIADLVARAPDDNPDNNVAEVAYIGEEGIRIRDADTFRKLNVFDKQKQYWQNRHSELRFERTENLTIEN is encoded by the coding sequence ATGATCAATCCAGCTGATAACATACCCCCTGAAAGTGATAACCTTAATTCCCCAGAATCATCTATTACCGAAGAAGTTTCAGAAAACCCCCCCCTATCTAGTCAAGAGCAAATAAAACTGAAACAAGAAGGAGATTTTGTCTATCTTTTTTTACCCCTCCAAAAAGCTAACGACAATCATCAATGGCTAAGGATGGTTGAAGACTTCAAAACTAGATTACAAAAAATGGATAAGTCATGGCTTCCTGACACAAAAGCCCACTTAGAAAGTCACGATAAATTATTAGATACCCGACAAATTAGAGAATTAGACGAAATCCTTGAGCAAAATCAACTAAAACTCGATTTAGTAGTCACCCAACGTCGTCAAACCGCCGTAGCGGCCGCTAGTGCTGGTTATTCCGTCAAACAAAATCCATCTATTTCCCTTTTCGTTAAACCGAAGGAAAATCCCCAACAAAATTTGACTGAACCTTTGTATATTAAAACTAACTTACGCTCGGGGGTGCAAATAGCCCATGATAGTACAGTAATTGTTTTGGGGGATGTTAACCCGGGGGCGACGATTGTGGCGGGGGGAGATGTGTTCGTTTGGGGTACGTTAAAAGGTATTGCCCACGCAGGGGCCAGGGGTAATCGAGAATCACTTATCATGGCACTAAAAATGAATCCTACTCAATTGAGGATTGCCGATTTAGTCGCTAGGGCGCCCGATGATAATCCCGATAATAATGTGGCGGAGGTGGCTTATATCGGTGAGGAGGGCATTAGAATTAGAGATGCGGATACTTTTCGTAAGTTGAATGTTTTTGATAAGCAAAAGCAATATTGGCAGAATCGTCATTCTGAGTTGAGATTCGAGCGCACCGAAAACCTAACCATTGAAAATTGA
- the remA gene encoding extracellular matrix/biofilm regulator RemA encodes MDSKLVNIGFGNIVSGSRIIAIVSPESAPIKRIINEAKDKGQLIDATYGRRTRAVIVTDSNHIILSSIQPETVAQRFSSPKDGENK; translated from the coding sequence ATGGATAGCAAATTAGTAAATATCGGTTTTGGGAATATCGTTTCTGGTAGTAGAATTATTGCCATCGTCTCTCCCGAATCAGCACCCATAAAAAGGATTATTAACGAAGCTAAAGATAAAGGTCAGTTGATTGATGCTACCTATGGCAGAAGAACAAGGGCAGTGATTGTCACCGACTCCAACCATATTATCCTATCTTCCATTCAACCTGAAACCGTTGCTCAACGATTCTCCTCCCCTAAGGATGGAGAAAATAAATAA